The genomic window TCGGCACCCAACGGGACATTGCCGCGTCGACGCCTTCGATACCTTCAGCGGTTTGCATTTCCTGCAAGGCTTCAGCACTCTGCAATTCCAGGCCATAGCCGGAACGCTTTAGCACATAGGCCACGCCATCCGCTTGCGCGACCGCGTTTCCGTGATGATTGCTGCATAGCGGCACGACCACCGGATCGCTACCGCGAACATTGATAACTTCCGCCTGGCACTGGAGCGAAGTGGCGGGATCAACATAGATATCGGTGGTATCCGACATACCGGAAGTAAACGACCAGGCAAAATCTCTAGTAACCCCAATTGCCACACCGGGCAACCCGGGAAAAGAAATTCCATTCACGTTCAAGTCGCCATAATGCAGACTGGACTCGACTGAGATTTGCGGTACGGAGTAACCCATTTGCGGACCGCCTAACAACAAAGGCTTTCCATCGGCACTATACTCTGGTCCGACAACAATGGCATTGGAAGCACCCCGGCCCTTTACGCCGAGCTTCTCCATATTGTCATGCCAGCCTTTGTGTAGATTCTTCCATTTTTTACCGGCCTTCTTACTATGGTGCCCTTCATCATCGGACGGCATAGTCGCCGGTGGACTTGATTCGTCTTGCGTTGAGGAGATAGTGGTAACAGAGTCGCCGTCGTTCAACCAATGTGTATCGGCGAATATCGCGTTACCTGCTATCGGGCCATGCTTGGCCAGAAGCTCACCGTAGACTTCTGCATTTTCAAATTCCTCTAATCCATCAGATTGCCCGAACTGCCCAAAAATCAACTGTACTACGGCGACGCTATCTTCAGGACGCCAGGGCGCGGGAGTCAAACCTTGGGCGACATACTCGATCGGCAACATACCCTCATTCTGAGCCTTCTGTATCCAGGCATTAACACCATCGCTAAAAGCGTTATATTGCACACGCGTGGCTTCGTTAACATTGGCTAACATCTCGCTGCGTTTTGAATCCGGACCGAAGTAAATGCGCGCAAACGTATCACCTTCAATACTTCCTGGCCCCATCAATTCCGCCATTCGACCGCCGGCAGTACGACGCATTAAATCCGCCTGCCACAAACGATCCTCTGCTTGCGCATAGCCCGCGCCATACCAAAGAGCATATGCTGAATCGGCAAAAACATGTGGCACACCATATTCGTCACGAACAATCTTGACATCGGTATCATCGTCCGCAAAGACGGCGACAGGTTGGATAAGAAAGCCGCACAATAAAGCTGTGACTTTAAACAAGCCGTGACCTCTTCCACGAATCTGCATCTATCTTCTCCTTGATTTTCGGGTTTGGTTTATTGGATTTGTAAAGACATCTAAGAGTATAGCTGATCTATTAATTTCGGGGCATACGAAATTTTTCAAATGATAGCTGTATTCTGTACCAACAATGAATAGGCTGTTATGCCTATAGTGAAAATCAACAAATAGTGCAGAGTGTGATGCGGGATGAATGGCTTGCTGGACGACTTATTACTGCGCCCGCTTGACGCGAATTTTTGAACCCGCCACATCTTTCCCATTCAAATTCTTAGTTGCGGCCTTGGCCTCGCCGGGGCTGGGCATTTCGACAAAGGCGAAGCCTTTTGAGGCGCCTGTTTCTTTGTCCATAACCAGATTGCAGTACTGGACGGTGCCAAAGGCTTCAAACATCGTCTTAATTTCCGACTCTGTGGTAGAACGGGATAGGTTGCGTACGAGGAGTTTCATAGTTCCACCATGTATGGGTTTAGTCTAAGGGAAGCTGTAGGTGTGTTGGT from Gammaproteobacteria bacterium includes these protein-coding regions:
- a CDS encoding RNA-binding protein produces the protein MKLLVRNLSRSTTESEIKTMFEAFGTVQYCNLVMDKETGASKGFAFVEMPSPGEAKAATKNLNGKDVAGSKIRVKRAQ
- a CDS encoding penicillin acylase family protein, coding for MQIRGRGHGLFKVTALLCGFLIQPVAVFADDDTDVKIVRDEYGVPHVFADSAYALWYGAGYAQAEDRLWQADLMRRTAGGRMAELMGPGSIEGDTFARIYFGPDSKRSEMLANVNEATRVQYNAFSDGVNAWIQKAQNEGMLPIEYVAQGLTPAPWRPEDSVAVVQLIFGQFGQSDGLEEFENAEVYGELLAKHGPIAGNAIFADTHWLNDGDSVTTISSTQDESSPPATMPSDDEGHHSKKAGKKWKNLHKGWHDNMEKLGVKGRGASNAIVVGPEYSADGKPLLLGGPQMGYSVPQISVESSLHYGDLNVNGISFPGLPGVAIGVTRDFAWSFTSGMSDTTDIYVDPATSLQCQAEVINVRGSDPVVVPLCSNHHGNAVAQADGVAYVLKRSGYGLELQSAEALQEMQTAEGIEGVDAAMSRWVPNFNMLYADRKGNIAYWHLGLIPIKSPNDKYWFPRPGDGQHEWQGFVAWEDMPHVKNPAQGWIVNWNNRPSADWTNSVNGLGSWGPVHRVSVLSELMKKQQPHSMTVETLADINRLAGLTTQTPSNASRVVPVATLLAPMLTRIATSDDPVILGVLGLLANWNGLQFDLNFDGRYDDPSIAIFNQWITRFTENVFKDELGDTLFEMSLVSNLSWRLLNESPANPLLYDYTGGIPVGDLLLSSLYETIGALTSQHASSSPADWLQAAAYIEWTQLGAVVVPQIPWVNRGTYNQIVHLGRRDELYGMNVVAPGQSGNPYSPHFADQLELYATWQYKPMHFSRRAIRENATSVVRLQTGNADD